In Vigna radiata var. radiata cultivar VC1973A chromosome 3, Vradiata_ver6, whole genome shotgun sequence, the following proteins share a genomic window:
- the LOC106757895 gene encoding short integuments 2, mitochondrial yields MSGLKELLKKGLGLGDMAFNAGEGAINWFPGHMAAARRAIRQRLKLSDLVIEVRDARLPLSSTNTDLQPHLSAKRRVVALNKKDLANPNIMHKWAHYFETRKQDCIAINAHSQSSVRKLLELVEFKLKEAICREPTLLVMVVGVPNVGKSALINSIHQIAKSRFPVQKKMKRAAVGPLPGVTQDIAGFKIAHKPSIYVLDSPGVLVPSISDIETGLKLALAGSVKDSVVGEERIAQYLLAVLDTRGTPLHWKHLNNRRLDGIEYEAEANHEYSLKNLKPKRRNPPNRSDLVYVEDLVMGVQHALYSTLTEFNGNVEDENDLECLIDLQFSALQKAMKIPHKASEARLMVSKKLLTLFRTGKLGPFILDDVPDVKPVS; encoded by the exons ATGTCAGGGTTAAAGGAATTGCTTAAGAAAGGGTTAGGTTTAGGAGACATGGCGTTCAATGCCGGCGAAGGAGCTATCAACTGGTTCCCTGGCCACATGGCCGCCGCCAGACGCGCCATCCGCCAACGTCTCAAACTCTCCGACCTCGTCATCGAAGTCCGAGATGCTCGACTTCCTCTCTCCTCCACCAACACCGATCTCCAGCCACACCTCTCCGCAAAACGACGCGTCGTCGCACTCAATAAAAAAGACCTTGCCAACCCTAACATCATGCAT AAATGGGCGCATTATTTCGAAACGCGCAAGCAGGATTGCATTGCAATAAACGCTCACAGTCAGAGTTCCGTGAGGAAGCTTCTGGAGCTGGTGGAGTTCAAGCTGAAAGAAGCCATTTGCCGGGAACCGACGCTACTTGTGATGGTGGTCGGTGTTCCCAACGTTGGCAAGTCTGCTTTGATTAACTCCATTCATCAGATTGCAAAGTCTCGCTTTCCTG tgcagaagaagatgaagcgTGCTGCTGTGGGTCCGTTACCTGGTGTTACTCAAGACATAGCAGGATTTAAG ATAGCACATAAACCAAGTATATATGTCCTGGATTCCCCCGGAGTACTGGTTCCGAGTATCTCGGACATAGAGACAGGGTTAAAGCTAGCTCTGGCAG GGTCAGTCAAAGATTCAGTAGTGGGTGAGGAGCGTATTGCTCAATACTTATTGGCAGTTTTGGATACCCGGGGGACTCCACTTCACTGGAAGCACCTAAATAATAGGAGACTGGATGGGATTGAATACGAAGCTGAGGCGAATCATGAATATAGTCTGAAAAATCTTAAGCCAAAGAGAAGAAATCCGCCAAATAGATCTGATTTGGTGTATGTTGAG GATCTTGTAATGGGAGTTCAGCATGCGCTCTATTCAACTCTAACAGAATTCAATGGGAATGTGGAAGATGAGAATGACCTGGAGTGCCTTATTGACCTGCAATTTAGTGCACTCCAAAAGGCAATGAAGATACCTCACAAGGCTTCAGAAGCACGGTTAATGGTATCCAAGAAGTTACTTACTCTATTCAGGACAGGTAAGCTTGGTCCTTTTATTCTTGATGATGTCCCGGATGTCAAGCCTGTATCATAA
- the LOC106757342 gene encoding ABC transporter G family member 15-like isoform X1: protein MVMMMWEDVTVERPASFGAQRKKLLLSGITGFAEPARVMAVMGPSGCGKTTFLDSLTGKLAPNVVVTGNXLINGKKNLNSRDVSYVAQEELFLGTLTVKETLTFSANMRLPSKMTKEEINKVVEETIMEMGLEDCADTRIGNWHCRGISNGEKKRLSIGLEILTQPHVLLLDEPTTGLDSASAFYVIQALCHIAHKGKIVICSIHQPSSEIFYLFDDLLLLSSGETVYFGQAKNALKFFADAGFPCPTRRNPSDHFLMCTNLDFDLIAEVLERTQLCLASSKSTMEMRKSEIRRTLIETYKSSKLMFNARSKVQQLKHNEEQGIKHYTGSTTTWRKQLCTLTKRSFLNMTRDIGYYWLRIIFYIMIGISLGTLFFHIGTGNSSILARAKCVSFIYGFMICLSCGGLPFFIEELKVFYGERSKGHYGEAVFVVSNIISSFPFLVLTSFSSGTIIYFMVQFHPGLTNYAFFCINLFCCLSVVECCIMAVASLVPNVLMGIGIGTGVIIFMMMPSQIFRSLPELPKFFWRYPMSYLSFASWAVQGEYKNDMLGVEFDPLLPGDAKVSGEKVLSSILGVPLDHNKWWDLTALATLLLVHRLVLFLVLRFVKRAKSPKLWFYAKKSLHIGKRCLLNDKPSVSSRKLAQHPLSSQEGLMSPNLAM, encoded by the exons ATGGTGATGATGATGTGGGAAGATGTAACAGTTGAACGACCTGCAAGTTTTGGAGCACAGAGGAAGAAGTTGTTGCTTAGTGGAATAACTGGCTTTGCTGAACCAGCTAGGGTTATGGCTGTCATGGGTCCTTCTGGCTGCGGCAAAACCACCTTTCTTGACTCTTTGACTg GAAAACTTGCTCCAAATGTTGTAGTGACCGGGAACATNCTAATCAATGGGAAGAAAAACTTGAATTCCAGAGATGTG TCCTATGTAGCTCAAGAGGAACTTTTCTTGGGAACTTTGACTGTAAAAGAGACTCTCACATTCTCTGCAAACATGAGACTTCCTTCCAAAATGACCAAAGAAGAGATAAACAAAGTGGTGGAAGAAACCATAATGGAAATGGGTCTGGAAGATTGTGCAGATACAAGGATTGGGAATTGGCATTGTAGGGGTATTAGTAATGGTGAAAAGAAGAGACTTAGCATTGGCCTTGAAATTTTAACACAACCCCATGTCTTACTTCTTGATGAACCTACAACTGGCCTTGATAGTGCCTCAGCTTTCTATGTCATTCAAGCACTATGCCACATTGCTCACAAAGGAAAGATAGTTATCTGCTCCATTCACCAACCCAGTAGTGAgattttttatctatttgatGACTTGCTTTTGCTTTCAAGTGGGGAAACTGTTTATTTTGGACAAGCAAAGAATGCTCTAAAG TTTTTTGCTGATGCAGGGTTTCCCTGTCCTACCAGAAGAAATCCTTCAGATCATTTCCTGATGTGTACTAATTTGGACTTTGATTTGATTGCTGAAGTACTAGAGAGGACACAATTATGTTTG GCATCATCGAAGTCAACAATGGAAATGAGAAAATCAGAGATCAGAAGGACACTGATTGAGACTTACAAAAGTTCAAAGCTAATGTTCAATGCAAGAAGTAAAGTTCAACAACTGAAACACAAT GAAGAACAAGGAATTAAGCACTACACAGGTAGCACTACCACGTGGAGGAAACAATTGTGTACATTGACCAAGCGGTCTTTCTTAAACATGACTAGGGACATTGGTTACTACTGGCTGAGGATAATATTCTACATAATGATAGGAATCAGCCTTGGCACCCTCTTTTTTCACATTGGCACAGGAAACAGCTCAATCTTGGCTAGAGCAAAGTGTGTATCATTCATCTATGGGTTCATGATTTGTTTGTCATGTGGAGGATTACCATTTTTCATTGAAGAATTGaag GTGTTCTATGGTGAAAGGTCCAAAGGGCATTATGGAGAGGCTGTGTTTGTAGTATCAAACATCATATCATCATTCCCTTTCCTTGTTCTAACATCTTTTTCCTCCGGAACAATCATTTACTTCATGGTGCAATTTCATCCGGGTTTAACTAATTATGCATTTTTCTGTATCAACTTATTCTGCTGCCTATCTGTTGTCGAGTGTTGCATCATGGCTGTAGCCTCACTGGTCCCCAATGTGCTGATGGGCATAGGAATAGGAACTGGTGTAATT ATCTTCATGATGATGCCCTCCCAAATATTCAGATCATTACCTGAGCTTCCAAAGTTCTTTTGGCGCTATCCTATGTCCTACCTTAGTTTTGCTTCCTGGGCAGTGCAG GGAGAATACAAGAATGACATGTTGGGGGTAGAGTTCGATCCTTTGCTACCTGGTGATGCCAAGGTTAGTGGAGAAAAAGTTCTATCATCGATACTTGGGGTTCCATTGGATCATAACAAATGGTGGGACTTAACAGCATTGGCTACCTTATTATTAGTTCACAGACTTGTTCTTTTCTTGGTGCTTCGGTTTGTCAAAAGAGCAAAATCACCTAAGCTGTGGTTCTATGCAAAGAAAAGTCTACACATTGGAAAAAGATGTTTGCTCAATGACAAGCCATCTGTCTCTTCGAGGAAACTAGCTCAGCATCCATTATCGTCTCAAGAGGGTCTTATGTCCCCAAACCTTGCAATGTAA
- the LOC106757479 gene encoding putative wall-associated receptor kinase-like 16: MELKVVTKMQVSLLLLMMIALARTATAADDQALPGCPNKCGDVSIPYPFGVGVSNITGENCSFQTDLKLNCTNSTLYVYNIPVLNITLLGQLEMNFFVSAICKVNIFNGVTEANIAKLNIPSFTISSTENKFMSIGCDTYGFLESYVNDSIHSTTGCLTKCWDNLENLENMQTNDGKCAGRGCCQVDIPPGMKNIVIEANTFNNFRNSSDSNICSVSFVMKNGGYNFSVDHLKRIPFNSTPMIVDWSVGDAGCNVSKDKANYACKSDNSVCEDPPSAGGNGYLCKCKPGFEGNAYLPQGCTDFPDCKRDKHNCARAEYCHETPGSFECLCPEGMIGNATNEGGGCQPKQRSDAFTKIFIGAGVGLIALFVGASWLYLMLQKRRVLKLKEKFFQQNGGIILTQKLSTRRDSSQSTAIFSAEQLNKATNNFDENLIIGKGGYGTVFKGVLSNNQVVAIKKSKIVDVSQVEQFINEVIILSQINHRNVVKLLGCCLETEVPLLVYEFVKNGTLFDYLHKQSQVGNVSWKTRLRIGAEAAGALSYLHSAASIPIIHRDVKTANILLDDNNTAKVSDFGASRLVPQDQTEIATIVQGTFGYLDPEYMQSGQLTEKSDVYSFGVVLVELLTGEEPFSFQRAEDKRSLTFHFVCSLEEDHLFDVLQIGVEDEENKQEIMQVAILAARCLKLRGEERPSMKEVAMELEGIRLMDKHPWTNTNQNFEERQYLLSEAQSIREPGDSSGQQNITGYDSVRELQLMDFGDGR, encoded by the exons ATGGAATTGAAGGTGGTGACAAAGATGCAAGTGAGCCTGCTGCTGCTGATGATGATTGCGTTAGCAAGAACAGCAACTGCAGCAGATGACCAAGCCCTGCCCGGCTGCCCCAACAAGTGCGGAGATGTTTCAATTCCATACCCCTTTGGCGTAGGTGTGTCAAATATCACCGGAGAAAACTGTTCCTTTCAGACAGACTTGAAACTCAACTGCACAAACTCCACTCTATACGTATATAACATCCCAGTTCTGAACATAACCCTCCTAGGTCAATTGGAGATGAATTTCTTCGTCTCCGCTATCTGCAAAGTCAACATTTTTAACGGAGTAACAGAAGCCAACATAGCCAAACTCAATATTCCATCCTTCACCATTTCCAGCACGGAAAACAAGTTCATGAGTATAGGCTGCGACACGTACGGGTTTCTAGAAAGTTACGTCAACGATTCTATTCACTCAACAACAGGGTGCTTGACAAAATGTTGGGACAATCTAGAAAATTTGGAAAACATGCAAACGAATGATGGTAAATGTGCAGGCAGAGGGTGCTGCCAGGTGGATATACCGCCTGGAATGAAGAATATAGTTATAGAAGCAAATACCTTTAATAATTTCAGAAACTCTTCCGATTCCAACATCTGCAGCGTTTCGTTTGTGATGAAAAATGGCGGCTACAATTTCTCCGTGGATCATTTGAAGCGCATCCCATTCAATAGTACTCCCATGATTGTTGATTGGAGTGTTGGAGATGCTGGCTGTAACGTTTCCAAGGATAAAGCCAACTATGCGTGCAAAAGTGATAATAGCGTTTGCGAGGACCCACCCTCTGCCGGTGGAAATGGCTACCTATGCAAATGTAAACCAGGTTTTGAGGGCAACGCTTACCTTCCCCAAGGTTGCACag ACTTTCCAGATTGTAAAAGGGACAAACACAACTGCGCAAGAGCAGAATATTGTCATGAAACTCCTGGCTCTTTTGAATGTTTATGTCCTGAGGGAATGATCGGAAATGCAACAAACGAAGGTGGAGGATGCCAGCCAAAGCAGCGGTCTGATGCATTTACCAAGATCTTCATTG GAGCAGGTGTAGGATTAATTGCTCTCTTTGTGGGAGCTTCTTGGCTGTACTTGATGCTCCAGAAAAGGAGAGTCctcaaactaaaagaaaagtTCTTTCAGCAAAATGGAGGCATAATTCTAACACAGAAACTCTCTACTAGAAGAGATTCGTCTCAATCCACCGCAATTTTCAGTGCCGAGCAACTCAATAAAGCCACCAACAATTTTGATGAGAATTTGATCATCGGCAAAGGAGGTTATGGAACAGTTTTCAAAGGAGTTCTCTCTAATAATCAAGTTGTTGCTATCAAGAAGTCCAAAATAGTGGACGTGAGCCAGGTGGAGCAATTCATCAACGAGGTCATTATACTGTCACAGATTAATCACAGGAACGTGGTCAAACTCCTAGGTTGTTGTCTAGAGACAGAAGTTCCTTTATTGGTGTATGAATTTGTTAAAAATGGCACTCTTTTTGATTATTTGCATAAACAAAGCCAAGTGGGCAATGTATCTTGGAAAACACGTCTAAGGATTGGCGCTGAAGCAGCTGGAGCTTTGTCATATCTACACTCAGCAGCTAGCATACCCATCATCCACAGGGATGTGAAAACTGCCAACATACTCTTAGATGACAATAACACTGCCAAAGTTTCTGACTTTGGAGCTTCGCGATTGGTTCCACAAGACCAAACTGAAATAGCCACAATTGTGCAAGGAACCTTTGGGTATTTAGACCCAGAGTACATGCAATCAGGCCAATTGACTGAAAAGAGTGATGTTTATAGCTTTGGAGTAGTGCTTGTAGAACTGCTAACTGGGGAGGAGCCTTTCTCTTTTCAAAGGGCAGAAGATAAACGAAGTCTTACATTTCACTTTGTATGTAgcttggaagaggatcatctaTTTGATGTTCTTCAGATTGGTGTTgaggatgaagaaaataaacaGGAGATCATGCAGGTTGCTATTCTTGCTGCCAGGTGCTTGAAACTTAGAGGGGAGGAAAGGCCTAGCATGAAGGAAGTGGCAATGGAATTGGAGGGAATAAGGCTTATGGACAAACATCCTTGGACCAATACAAACCAAAATTTTGAGGAGAGACAATACTTGCTTTCTGAGGCACAAAGCATTCGTGAACCTGGTGACAGTAGTGGCCAACAGAATATTACTGGATATGATAGCGTGAGGGAACTTCAATTAATGGACTTTGGTGATGGAAGATGA
- the LOC106757342 gene encoding ABC transporter G family member 15-like isoform X2, whose amino-acid sequence MRLPSKMTKEEINKVVEETIMEMGLEDCADTRIGNWHCRGISNGEKKRLSIGLEILTQPHVLLLDEPTTGLDSASAFYVIQALCHIAHKGKIVICSIHQPSSEIFYLFDDLLLLSSGETVYFGQAKNALKFFADAGFPCPTRRNPSDHFLMCTNLDFDLIAEVLERTQLCLASSKSTMEMRKSEIRRTLIETYKSSKLMFNARSKVQQLKHNEEQGIKHYTGSTTTWRKQLCTLTKRSFLNMTRDIGYYWLRIIFYIMIGISLGTLFFHIGTGNSSILARAKCVSFIYGFMICLSCGGLPFFIEELKVFYGERSKGHYGEAVFVVSNIISSFPFLVLTSFSSGTIIYFMVQFHPGLTNYAFFCINLFCCLSVVECCIMAVASLVPNVLMGIGIGTGVIIFMMMPSQIFRSLPELPKFFWRYPMSYLSFASWAVQGEYKNDMLGVEFDPLLPGDAKVSGEKVLSSILGVPLDHNKWWDLTALATLLLVHRLVLFLVLRFVKRAKSPKLWFYAKKSLHIGKRCLLNDKPSVSSRKLAQHPLSSQEGLMSPNLAM is encoded by the exons ATGAGACTTCCTTCCAAAATGACCAAAGAAGAGATAAACAAAGTGGTGGAAGAAACCATAATGGAAATGGGTCTGGAAGATTGTGCAGATACAAGGATTGGGAATTGGCATTGTAGGGGTATTAGTAATGGTGAAAAGAAGAGACTTAGCATTGGCCTTGAAATTTTAACACAACCCCATGTCTTACTTCTTGATGAACCTACAACTGGCCTTGATAGTGCCTCAGCTTTCTATGTCATTCAAGCACTATGCCACATTGCTCACAAAGGAAAGATAGTTATCTGCTCCATTCACCAACCCAGTAGTGAgattttttatctatttgatGACTTGCTTTTGCTTTCAAGTGGGGAAACTGTTTATTTTGGACAAGCAAAGAATGCTCTAAAG TTTTTTGCTGATGCAGGGTTTCCCTGTCCTACCAGAAGAAATCCTTCAGATCATTTCCTGATGTGTACTAATTTGGACTTTGATTTGATTGCTGAAGTACTAGAGAGGACACAATTATGTTTG GCATCATCGAAGTCAACAATGGAAATGAGAAAATCAGAGATCAGAAGGACACTGATTGAGACTTACAAAAGTTCAAAGCTAATGTTCAATGCAAGAAGTAAAGTTCAACAACTGAAACACAAT GAAGAACAAGGAATTAAGCACTACACAGGTAGCACTACCACGTGGAGGAAACAATTGTGTACATTGACCAAGCGGTCTTTCTTAAACATGACTAGGGACATTGGTTACTACTGGCTGAGGATAATATTCTACATAATGATAGGAATCAGCCTTGGCACCCTCTTTTTTCACATTGGCACAGGAAACAGCTCAATCTTGGCTAGAGCAAAGTGTGTATCATTCATCTATGGGTTCATGATTTGTTTGTCATGTGGAGGATTACCATTTTTCATTGAAGAATTGaag GTGTTCTATGGTGAAAGGTCCAAAGGGCATTATGGAGAGGCTGTGTTTGTAGTATCAAACATCATATCATCATTCCCTTTCCTTGTTCTAACATCTTTTTCCTCCGGAACAATCATTTACTTCATGGTGCAATTTCATCCGGGTTTAACTAATTATGCATTTTTCTGTATCAACTTATTCTGCTGCCTATCTGTTGTCGAGTGTTGCATCATGGCTGTAGCCTCACTGGTCCCCAATGTGCTGATGGGCATAGGAATAGGAACTGGTGTAATT ATCTTCATGATGATGCCCTCCCAAATATTCAGATCATTACCTGAGCTTCCAAAGTTCTTTTGGCGCTATCCTATGTCCTACCTTAGTTTTGCTTCCTGGGCAGTGCAG GGAGAATACAAGAATGACATGTTGGGGGTAGAGTTCGATCCTTTGCTACCTGGTGATGCCAAGGTTAGTGGAGAAAAAGTTCTATCATCGATACTTGGGGTTCCATTGGATCATAACAAATGGTGGGACTTAACAGCATTGGCTACCTTATTATTAGTTCACAGACTTGTTCTTTTCTTGGTGCTTCGGTTTGTCAAAAGAGCAAAATCACCTAAGCTGTGGTTCTATGCAAAGAAAAGTCTACACATTGGAAAAAGATGTTTGCTCAATGACAAGCCATCTGTCTCTTCGAGGAAACTAGCTCAGCATCCATTATCGTCTCAAGAGGGTCTTATGTCCCCAAACCTTGCAATGTAA